The DNA sequence GCAGCGATCTTTCTGATCTCAGCTTCATCACCGACGAGGATCGCATCTGCAATACCCTTTTCCTTTGCTGCCTTAACGGCTTCCAGAACAGGCTTGTCCTGAGCACATGCTACTGAAACTGTCTTCTTGCTGCATTTTGCAACCTTGGCTAATAAATCTTCAAAACTCTTACTCATTCGTTTACACCTCTCGCGATTTTTATTCTTTTTCCCATAACTCATGAACTTATTATGGGTTGCCGCTCTCTTCCGGCAATCTTTATCTGTTATCGTATCACTTTGAAAAAAAAAGGTCAACCCTCCGGATAGTTCAGGCGATCTTCGCCTATATTATAAAGAACCTCTTTTAAGAACTTCTCTGCAAGGTAATTTGCCATGTTCAGATTCATGTCCTGATAATTTCCACATTCTCTCGGATTTGCACCCGGAATCGGATCATGATAATGACGTATAAATTCAAACATTGAAATCATCAAATCTACGATATCCTCTGACTTATAATCACCTGCAAGTATCAAATAAAATCCGGTTCTGCATCCCATCGGTCCAAAATAAATTACTTTGTCCTTATAATCCTCATGATTTCTGAGATAAGTAGCTGCGAGATGCTCGATCGTATGAATCTCCGCCGTATTCATGACCGGTTCAAAGTTTGGCTTTGTCATTCGGATATCAAATGTGGTAATAACAGAATCCCCTGCCTTATCCTTTCTGGATACATAAATTCCGGGATTTAATAATAAATGATTAATCTGAAAACTTTTAATCTTTTCCATGGTTTCTTCAGTCTCCTCCTGTTTTATATGATAATTCATCACTTATTTATTTTTACTTCAAGCTTTCTGCTGTCGGTTTTAGCATAATTTTATAAATTCGGTCATAAGCGCTACGCTATTATCGATTGCCATAGCCGCAAAAGACGGATAATCCATTTCCGCACTGTCGTCTGCTTTATCTGAGATCGCACGAATAACCAGATATGGAACCTTATTCATGGTTGCGACATGTCCGATTGATGCTCCCTCCATCTCCGTACAGGTTCCGTCAAATGTATCAACTAACCATTTTTTCTTATCTTTACTTGATATGAACTGATCTCCGCTTACAACGCGTCCAGTAAAGATATTGACGGAAAGCTCTGCCTGCTTTGCTGCGGCAAGAGCAATCTCCAGCATTTTGACATCTGTCTTGAAGATATTCTCATCTTCTTTTAAATCCGGATTGATTCCCGGTCCATATCCCAGCGCCGAGACATCCATATCATGCTCTAACGCATCCTTTGCTAATACAATATCGCCGATATTGATCTCTGCATTTAATGAACCGGCGATTCCGGTATTTACAATTCCATCTACCGGAAACAGATCGATCATTGCCTGTGTACACATCGCCGCATGAACCTTACCGACACCACATTTTACTATAACTACTTCGCGATCACACAAGGATCCTCTGTAAAACTGCATACCGGCTTTCTCAACAATATGCACCTGTTCCATTTTTTCTTTTAACTTTGCAACTTCTTCATCCATTGCCCCTATAATTCCAAGCATGTCTTAATTCCTTTCTTACTGCTTTTGATCTTTTTATCCTGCTTATTCTTCACCGATCAGCTCGATCTGACACATCTTCATCGTTTCGAATGCCGCCGCCTTTGATTCAGGCGTAACTCCTGCCGTACATCTGACATCGACTGCCACGCGAATCTCCGGATATAACGCCTTTATGATAAGAGCATTTGAAACTACACAGATATCGGTACAAAGCCCGATCAGACAGACATCTTCAAATTCATACCGATCCCAACCTGTATATCCAAAGGATGGCTTATCTATGATCTCGCAGCCGGCTGCATATATTCCATCTGCGATCTCCCATCCGTTTGTTCCTTTTATACAGTGTTCCACCGGCAGATGTTTCCCCTCATTCGTCTGCAGATAATCTGCCCCATGGGTATCTCTGGTATAAAGCACCTCATCTCCCCTGTTTTTATATTCCTGTATCAACTTCTTGACCGGTTCTACGATTACTTTTGCTTCTTTTGTCCCAAGTGAACCATCAATAAAATCATTCTGCATATCAATTACGATCAGGGTTCGTCTCATTCTTTTCACCATATGACCAGTTCAGGTCACCTTTCCATACATATTTCCATGCGATTACTTTTCGCCAGTCCGTTATAAAAGTCTGATCTGAAAATTTGATCACAAACTGTCGTTTCTTTGATATATATTCTCCGATCTGCCATTGATATATCCCGTTTTTTGTTTTCCAGATATAGATGCATCTGGTACCATTATCCGGGTAACCGAACTTATTTACAAAATTAAAATCCGAAAAATCCAACTGAAAATCGATTGGATCATCTTTTCTGTTATCATCTGTCTGATTTTTAGATTCATCATCTTCCTGCTTATGAAACACATAACGAAATGCTCGTGCTACCCGTGACCAGAATCCCATTTTCCCTGTTTCATTCTTTTTCTGTTCCAACATCGCTTCCCGTTCATGCACCCGATGCATGCTCCACGAATATGTTTCAATATTTTCGATAGCATATTTAATCTTTGTATTAGAAGTAAATTCGCTCTGGATATGAAAACCTTTTTCAAATTCCCTGTGTTCATCCACTATGTGATAATTATTATGCAGAAGTCTGACATTTCCCGGACTGTCTAAATATACGATCTTCCATGTATCTTCTTTGTGATGGATTGTAAGCGTATCCCCATTTATCCTTGTCTTCATATCACAATCAATATACATATGCCGGATCATCTCTACAGACATCATCATAAGTCGGAATAACGCATCATATTCTGCCAATTTGTCATAATCCTCTGCCCCATATCTGAGATACGCTTCTATCGCACACTTTGGGCACTGTTTCATCCACTTCGGATAATTTACCAGATACTTCAGATCATTGTCTTTAATATTCCTTGTAAGAATACAGCTTTTATCATGGATCACATCTTCATTTCTGGAACAGATAAACTTCACATTATCATCCGCCATAATCTTACGTCTGAGCTTCGAATCATTCATCTGTCTGCCGGAATTTCCCTGCTGTCTCTTATCATAATACATTTTCTGCCTCAAGTTCTGTTGTCTGTTATTTCCA is a window from the Lachnospiraceae bacterium GAM79 genome containing:
- a CDS encoding S-ribosylhomocysteine lyase: MEKIKSFQINHLLLNPGIYVSRKDKAGDSVITTFDIRMTKPNFEPVMNTAEIHTIEHLAATYLRNHEDYKDKVIYFGPMGCRTGFYLILAGDYKSEDIVDLMISMFEFIRHYHDPIPGANPRECGNYQDMNLNMANYLAEKFLKEVLYNIGEDRLNYPEG
- a CDS encoding 5'-methylthioadenosine/adenosylhomocysteine nucleosidase, producing the protein MLGIIGAMDEEVAKLKEKMEQVHIVEKAGMQFYRGSLCDREVVIVKCGVGKVHAAMCTQAMIDLFPVDGIVNTGIAGSLNAEINIGDIVLAKDALEHDMDVSALGYGPGINPDLKEDENIFKTDVKMLEIALAAAKQAELSVNIFTGRVVSGDQFISSKDKKKWLVDTFDGTCTEMEGASIGHVATMNKVPYLVIRAISDKADDSAEMDYPSFAAMAIDNSVALMTEFIKLC
- a CDS encoding cysteine hydrolase; translation: MRRTLIVIDMQNDFIDGSLGTKEAKVIVEPVKKLIQEYKNRGDEVLYTRDTHGADYLQTNEGKHLPVEHCIKGTNGWEIADGIYAAGCEIIDKPSFGYTGWDRYEFEDVCLIGLCTDICVVSNALIIKALYPEIRVAVDVRCTAGVTPESKAAAFETMKMCQIELIGEE